The Acinetobacter pittii genome contains a region encoding:
- the gspL gene encoding type II secretion system protein GspL, translating to MLYLWMPETNGIWHWSNGENWLQAASLDQLIQDLQLHQGKEAVVFFPSRHAQVFQQHIAKSHYKQLGADGVKYLLEEFVTLPIDHMKVVHHFHADQLTILGVAKTTVETWQHAMNLLPIKLVALLPDFLILPEPQEQQVILCNIDQKLLARESKWVGNSLDDLGLFLEFQPVETNYQYSGLTVEQLESLEAASSVEQRSEFFYQFQGLDKPKQHPFNVLPKAKGQEQTVSGYWKACAVILLAIIVVQFSYDLLRWVKLRNVANQTAEQTIEQYKYWFGPSSRVNEQNIKSQFESHLRMSKQGDTQALSLLSRVGPILMQRQILAQQLNYDASTLTMALKAKSGDDLQALTQQLNQQGFKAELGNIQADGGGAIGVVKIQ from the coding sequence ATGCTGTATTTATGGATGCCTGAAACCAATGGAATATGGCATTGGTCTAACGGAGAAAACTGGTTGCAGGCTGCAAGTCTGGATCAATTAATACAAGACCTACAATTGCATCAAGGAAAAGAGGCTGTCGTCTTTTTTCCTAGTCGTCATGCTCAGGTATTCCAGCAACACATAGCAAAGTCTCATTACAAGCAACTCGGGGCAGATGGTGTTAAATATTTGCTTGAAGAGTTTGTGACTTTGCCGATTGATCATATGAAAGTAGTTCATCATTTTCATGCTGATCAATTAACAATATTGGGTGTCGCAAAAACAACTGTGGAAACATGGCAACATGCTATGAATTTGTTGCCAATCAAGCTGGTTGCTTTGTTACCAGACTTTTTGATTTTGCCGGAACCACAAGAACAACAAGTCATCCTGTGTAATATTGATCAAAAATTACTGGCGCGCGAAAGTAAGTGGGTAGGTAATTCACTAGATGATTTAGGATTGTTTTTGGAGTTCCAACCAGTTGAAACAAACTATCAATATAGTGGGTTAACGGTAGAACAGTTAGAAAGCTTAGAAGCAGCTTCTAGTGTTGAGCAACGTTCAGAATTTTTTTATCAGTTTCAGGGTTTAGATAAACCTAAACAGCATCCTTTTAATGTTTTACCGAAAGCCAAAGGGCAAGAGCAAACTGTTTCAGGTTACTGGAAAGCATGTGCTGTTATTCTGTTAGCAATTATAGTGGTTCAGTTTAGCTATGATTTGTTGCGTTGGGTAAAATTAAGAAATGTAGCCAATCAAACAGCTGAGCAGACGATTGAGCAATATAAATATTGGTTTGGTCCTTCTAGTCGTGTAAATGAACAAAATATAAAAAGCCAATTTGAAAGTCATTTAAGAATGAGTAAACAGGGTGACACACAAGCACTCTCTCTGTTGAGCCGTGTTGGGCCTATTTTAATGCAAAGACAAATTTTAGCTCAGCAGTTAAATTATGATGCTTCTACACTAACCATGGCCTTAAAAGCAAAATCGGGAGATGATTTGCAAGCTTTAACACAGCAGCTTAATCAGCAAGGCTTCAAGGCAGAGTTAGGTAATATTCAAGCCGATGGTGGTGGGGCAATTGGGGTGGTGAAAATACAATAA
- the gspM gene encoding type II secretion system protein GspM: MKMLAQLQNRFDQWIEQINQYLDRLTVRERIMVVSTTIFVVVAIIGASLWKMHSLAEQQQQRLNDLKDLMVWMQSNAVTMKPASELELGQAEKIQRVAQQQGLTVTSQQNGEQLQIIVTHQNYAILANFLTQLAQMGLSIEKMEMVSSEGQIKLTATVQ; this comes from the coding sequence ATGAAAATGTTAGCTCAATTGCAAAACCGGTTTGATCAGTGGATTGAACAAATCAATCAATATTTAGATCGTTTAACTGTCCGTGAACGTATTATGGTGGTCTCTACTACAATTTTTGTTGTAGTAGCTATTATTGGAGCTTCACTTTGGAAAATGCATTCCTTAGCTGAACAGCAGCAACAGCGCCTAAATGATTTAAAAGATTTAATGGTGTGGATGCAAAGTAATGCAGTCACGATGAAACCTGCGAGTGAGCTTGAGTTGGGTCAAGCAGAAAAAATACAACGTGTAGCTCAACAACAAGGGTTAACGGTTACTTCTCAACAAAATGGTGAGCAGTTACAAATTATTGTTACTCATCAGAATTACGCAATTTTAGCGAACTTTTTAACCCAACTGGCGCAAATGGGCTTAAGTATTGAAAAAATGGAAATGGTTTCAAGTGAAGGTCAGATTAAATTAACAGCGACGGTTCAATAA
- the pyrD gene encoding quinone-dependent dihydroorotate dehydrogenase: MLYSLARPMLFSLAPERAHELTLSMLDKAHKFGLLRQSVEAKPTTCMGIEFPNPVGLAAGLDKNGAHIDALAGLGFGFIEIGTITPRPQSGNPQPRLFRIPEAKAIINRMGFNNDGVDKLIENVKASKFKGILGINIGKNADTPVEKAVDDYLICLEKVYNYASYITVNISSPNTKNLRSLQSGDALTELLQTLKERQLELAEQNNHYVPLVLKVAPDLTAEDVAFIAAQLLHFKIDGLIVTNTTLSREGVENLPNGNESGGLSGAPVFEKSTECLRLFAQTLKGQIPLIGVGGILSGEQAAVKQQAGATLVQIYSGLIYTGPILVKQCVASMS; the protein is encoded by the coding sequence ATGTTATATTCACTTGCTCGCCCGATGTTGTTTAGTTTAGCACCAGAGCGTGCCCATGAATTAACATTATCTATGCTTGATAAAGCACATAAGTTCGGCCTGCTACGTCAGAGCGTAGAAGCGAAACCAACGACTTGTATGGGAATTGAATTTCCAAATCCGGTAGGTTTAGCAGCTGGACTTGATAAAAATGGTGCACACATTGATGCACTGGCAGGTCTAGGATTTGGTTTTATTGAAATTGGAACCATTACGCCGCGTCCTCAGTCGGGTAATCCGCAGCCCCGTTTATTCCGTATTCCTGAAGCTAAAGCCATTATTAACCGTATGGGGTTTAATAATGATGGCGTTGATAAGCTGATTGAAAATGTCAAAGCTTCAAAATTTAAAGGGATTTTAGGCATTAATATTGGTAAGAATGCCGATACGCCTGTAGAAAAGGCTGTCGATGATTACCTAATTTGCCTTGAGAAAGTTTATAACTACGCTTCTTATATTACTGTTAATATTTCATCTCCAAATACTAAGAACTTAAGAAGTTTACAAAGTGGAGATGCATTAACTGAATTATTGCAAACCTTAAAAGAAAGACAACTTGAGCTAGCCGAACAAAATAATCACTATGTTCCTTTGGTTCTAAAAGTTGCACCTGATTTAACAGCTGAAGATGTTGCATTTATTGCAGCACAATTATTGCATTTTAAAATTGATGGTTTAATTGTTACCAATACGACTTTATCAAGAGAAGGCGTAGAAAATCTTCCTAATGGTAATGAGTCGGGTGGTTTATCAGGCGCACCTGTTTTTGAAAAAAGTACAGAATGCTTACGTTTGTTTGCCCAAACATTAAAAGGACAAATCCCGTTAATTGGCGTGGGTGGAATTTTGTCGGGTGAACAAGCAGCAGTCAAACAGCAAGCGGGAGCAACATTAGTACAGATCTATAGTGGGCTGATTTATACCGGTCCTATTTTAGTGAAACAATGTGTTGCATCTATGTCATAA
- a CDS encoding CvpA family protein: MNTIDIIILILLLIGGLNGLRQGFIKAFANLVGWIIALIMGAKYAVLLAPSMSGLSHDPVVQKIAAFAFIALLIIVLTWIITAFLNGLLKSLKLGPLNRLAGGAFGSLKGLLVVLITMQGIGPWVESSPHWKQSKLIQYLLPYAPLATELSKDAASEAFHQITSGGSASGASSKPMDKSEDLESRSDHSTKNPFY; encoded by the coding sequence ATGAACACAATTGATATCATTATTCTGATACTTTTGCTCATTGGGGGGCTAAACGGTTTGCGACAAGGATTTATCAAAGCCTTTGCGAACTTGGTAGGATGGATCATTGCATTAATTATGGGTGCAAAATATGCTGTCCTTCTTGCGCCGTCCATGTCAGGTTTAAGTCATGATCCAGTGGTTCAAAAAATTGCAGCTTTTGCATTTATAGCACTTTTGATCATTGTTTTAACTTGGATCATTACTGCATTTTTAAATGGCCTCTTGAAAAGTCTGAAATTGGGGCCATTAAATCGTTTAGCAGGTGGCGCTTTTGGTTCTTTAAAAGGTTTGTTGGTTGTGCTGATTACAATGCAGGGTATAGGGCCTTGGGTTGAGAGTTCACCACATTGGAAGCAATCCAAGCTTATACAGTATTTATTGCCATATGCCCCTTTAGCTACAGAGTTGTCTAAAGATGCAGCAAGTGAGGCATTTCATCAAATAACATCTGGAGGTAGCGCATCAGGCGCTTCTTCAAAACCAATGGACAAATCGGAAGATTTAGAAAGCCGATCTGACCATTCGACAAAGAATCCTTTTTATTAA
- the purF gene encoding amidophosphoribosyltransferase: MCGVVGIAGKSPVNQMLFDALTMLQHRGQDAAGIVTCHEGRLFLRKDNGMVRDVFHTRHMRALLGNYGIGHVRYPTAGSASSAEAQPFYVNSPYGITLAHNGNLTNAEEIHDDLFKTDLRHMNTDSDSEVLLNVFAHELQKKGTLNPTADDIFHTVSRVHERCQGAYGVVAMITGHGLVGFRDPNGIRPLIYGSRVTEQGEMEYIIASESVAITALGFKIERDIEPGEAIFIDANGQLFSKQCAANPKYRPCIFEYVYFARPDAIIDGISVYKARLKMGEKLAHKILRDWGEDHDIDVVIPIPDTSRTSALELANILGVKFREGFMKNRYIGRTFIMPGQQQRKKSVRQKLNPVELEFKGKNVLLVDDSIVRGTTCNEIIQMARDSGAKKVYFASAAPKVMYPNVYGIDMPAKAELIASERSVEEIQEIIGADRLVFQELEDLKNAVRTSKVPDLTEFDCSVFDGIYVTGDIDGNYLNNLEQKRNDSAKKKKDGYIDVNVDAASVDLTGIKEE, encoded by the coding sequence ATGTGTGGAGTTGTTGGTATAGCCGGTAAATCGCCAGTGAACCAAATGTTGTTTGATGCTTTAACGATGTTGCAACATCGTGGGCAAGATGCAGCTGGAATAGTAACCTGCCATGAAGGTCGTCTTTTCCTGCGTAAGGATAACGGTATGGTACGTGATGTCTTTCATACCCGTCATATGAGAGCATTACTTGGTAACTATGGTATTGGCCATGTACGTTACCCAACTGCTGGTTCTGCGAGCAGTGCTGAAGCACAGCCATTTTATGTGAACTCACCTTACGGTATTACACTTGCACATAATGGTAATTTGACCAATGCAGAAGAAATTCATGATGACCTGTTTAAAACAGATTTACGTCATATGAATACTGATTCTGACTCAGAAGTTCTTTTAAACGTATTCGCACATGAATTACAAAAGAAAGGTACTTTAAATCCTACAGCTGACGATATTTTTCATACGGTTTCTCGTGTGCATGAGCGTTGTCAGGGCGCGTATGGTGTCGTGGCGATGATCACGGGTCATGGTTTAGTAGGTTTCCGTGATCCAAACGGTATTCGTCCACTTATTTATGGTTCACGTGTAACTGAACAAGGTGAGATGGAGTACATCATTGCTTCTGAATCGGTTGCTATTACTGCTCTTGGTTTTAAAATTGAGCGTGATATTGAACCGGGTGAAGCAATTTTTATTGATGCAAATGGACAATTATTCTCTAAACAATGTGCGGCTAATCCAAAATATCGCCCATGTATTTTTGAATATGTTTATTTTGCTCGTCCTGATGCCATTATTGACGGAATTTCGGTTTATAAAGCACGTTTAAAAATGGGTGAAAAGCTTGCTCATAAAATTTTACGTGATTGGGGTGAGGACCATGATATTGATGTGGTTATCCCAATTCCAGATACGAGCCGTACTTCAGCTTTAGAACTTGCAAATATTCTAGGTGTGAAGTTCCGTGAAGGTTTTATGAAAAACCGTTATATCGGCCGTACCTTTATTATGCCGGGTCAACAGCAACGCAAAAAATCTGTACGTCAGAAATTAAACCCTGTTGAGTTAGAGTTTAAAGGGAAAAACGTTCTGTTGGTTGATGACTCTATTGTGCGTGGTACAACGTGTAATGAGATTATTCAAATGGCACGTGATTCTGGTGCAAAAAAAGTATACTTTGCTTCAGCAGCACCAAAAGTGATGTATCCAAACGTTTATGGTATTGATATGCCTGCGAAAGCTGAGCTTATTGCTTCAGAACGCAGTGTTGAAGAGATCCAAGAAATTATTGGTGCTGATCGCTTAGTTTTCCAAGAATTGGAAGACTTGAAAAATGCTGTACGTACCAGCAAAGTGCCTGACTTAACTGAGTTTGATTGCTCAGTATTTGATGGAATTTACGTAACAGGTGATATTGATGGTAACTATCTAAATAATTTGGAGCAGAAGCGTAATGACTCTGCGAAAAAGAAAAAAGATGGTTATATTGACGTGAATGTCGATGCTGCTTCTGTAGATTTAACAGGCATCAAAGAAGAATAG
- a CDS encoding M48 family metalloprotease gives MKEVSHYLIENKNMAWSITMCLVAVLLTIFILNLILGLLVHFFDYSQPIWWHTLSPYFIALLLFIMVWSVVTELYILRKGGHSLAKQLKARRLVKEESTPEELAALKITEHLAQTFSLKVPTVYVLPDEVGVNALTAGFHPKDIVIILTWGALQNLDKLELYGLLGHEFNQILSGEAVENTKLKILYSGLTTFSQWGSKLAKQGFKRYSPGYKHKFETVFVAVGGVIWLAGSLGVLITRFIKYLTLSGRTFRNDQKTVRLLKNNANTQTLLRIYVHHSGSQIHSAYSESIAHMCFANSLSPQSWMNIHPSIRERIYELNPTLLQDLQLENLKKLRNRPLFSLFHFLEESEKEIYIPWSSPQPLPLLRLSPISFALNDAIKPLSSDVRRNKKRPELIQRALQTATGSRELMVAILMIRQYREFIPKDAPVSHAIIDALLNLDGRIHIQIFHDACKNIGHIPASIARQFLTKLALIIQEDGEIGLLDALLLERVKYELNLMPLHLPTAFEEVKPQIVRLIDALLHVQQINSPNQLEVRERILRSLLNPDEMYIYDEISDEPLDLAEILNDIAGLLLRDRLSILAIAEMCLWSDRIITQDELDVLELLYWRFGFETEEIVDQMQKRNSVMII, from the coding sequence TTGAAAGAAGTAAGCCACTATCTAATCGAAAATAAAAATATGGCATGGTCCATCACTATGTGTTTGGTTGCTGTGCTGCTTACTATTTTTATTTTAAATTTAATTTTGGGTTTACTCGTCCATTTTTTTGATTATAGCCAACCCATTTGGTGGCATACCTTAAGTCCTTACTTCATTGCACTATTACTTTTTATTATGGTTTGGTCGGTAGTTACCGAACTCTATATTCTGCGTAAAGGTGGGCACTCTTTAGCAAAACAACTTAAAGCACGTCGTTTAGTGAAAGAGGAGAGTACTCCCGAAGAACTCGCGGCATTAAAAATTACAGAACACTTGGCGCAAACTTTTTCCCTAAAAGTACCAACCGTGTATGTTTTACCTGATGAAGTTGGTGTAAATGCACTTACGGCAGGTTTTCATCCCAAAGATATCGTAATTATTCTGACATGGGGTGCTTTACAGAATCTGGATAAGCTTGAGTTATATGGTTTATTGGGCCATGAGTTTAATCAGATTTTATCGGGTGAGGCTGTTGAGAATACTAAATTAAAGATTTTATATAGCGGCTTAACAACTTTTAGTCAGTGGGGCAGTAAGTTAGCCAAGCAGGGTTTTAAGCGCTATAGCCCTGGCTATAAACATAAATTTGAAACAGTTTTTGTTGCGGTAGGTGGAGTCATTTGGTTGGCTGGAAGCCTAGGTGTACTGATTACTCGTTTTATCAAATATTTGACTTTGAGTGGGCGTACCTTTCGTAATGACCAAAAAACAGTACGACTATTAAAAAATAATGCAAATACCCAAACCTTGTTGCGTATTTATGTTCACCATTCTGGTTCGCAAATTCATAGTGCTTATTCCGAATCAATCGCACATATGTGTTTTGCTAACTCCCTTAGCCCACAAAGCTGGATGAATATTCACCCGAGTATTCGTGAACGTATTTATGAGTTAAATCCTACTTTGCTACAAGATTTACAATTAGAAAATTTAAAGAAACTTCGCAACCGTCCGTTGTTTAGCTTATTTCATTTCTTGGAAGAATCTGAGAAAGAAATTTATATTCCGTGGTCATCTCCACAGCCTCTACCTTTGTTGAGACTGTCACCGATTAGTTTTGCATTAAATGATGCTATTAAACCTCTGAGTAGCGACGTACGTCGAAATAAGAAGCGTCCTGAATTAATTCAGAGAGCATTACAAACCGCTACGGGTTCACGTGAGCTGATGGTCGCTATTTTGATGATTCGCCAATATCGAGAATTCATTCCAAAAGACGCGCCTGTAAGTCATGCAATTATAGATGCGCTATTAAATCTAGATGGGCGTATTCATATTCAGATATTTCACGATGCTTGTAAAAATATCGGTCATATACCTGCAAGTATCGCGCGTCAATTTTTGACAAAACTGGCACTTATTATTCAAGAAGATGGTGAAATTGGCCTATTAGATGCACTTTTACTAGAGCGGGTTAAATATGAATTGAATTTGATGCCGTTACATTTGCCCACTGCATTTGAAGAAGTAAAACCTCAAATTGTTCGTTTGATTGATGCTTTGCTTCATGTTCAGCAAATTAATAGCCCAAATCAATTAGAAGTACGTGAGCGTATTTTGCGTTCACTACTTAACCCAGATGAAATGTATATCTATGATGAAATTTCAGATGAGCCATTAGATCTGGCTGAAATTTTAAATGATATTGCTGGTTTATTATTACGTGATCGTCTAAGTATTCTAGCTATTGCGGAAATGTGCTTGTGGAGCGACCGTATTATTACGCAAGATGAACTGGATGTGCTTGAATTGCTTTATTGGCGTTTTGGCTTTGAGACAGAAGAAATTGTCGATCAAATGCAAAAGAGAAATAGTGTGATGATTATTTAA
- the tkrA gene encoding 2-hydroxyacid dehydrogenase: MKKVVVFSQIDEEILSRLQQDYHVVVLNPKLGDINEQIRQQVVDADGMIGAGRLLNESNLAPAQKLKIISSVTVGYDNYDVAYLNQRKIWLSNTPHVLTETTADLAFTLLLSAARKVPFLDHWTKQGEWKRTVGPQQFGLDVFGKTLGIIGLGNIGAAIARRGFYGFNMNIVYHNRREKPELAEPLKAQYLGLDELLQQSDFVVTAVDLNNESKALMGKAQFELMQKHAIFINIARGSVVDEQALIEALQSGEIFGAGLDVYEKEPLQDSELFKLPNVVTLPHVGSATAETRKKMANLAYKNLVEALEDKTPRYLVNPNFA, from the coding sequence ATGAAAAAAGTTGTAGTTTTTAGCCAAATTGACGAAGAAATTTTGTCTCGATTACAACAGGATTATCATGTTGTGGTTCTTAATCCAAAACTGGGTGATATTAATGAGCAAATACGCCAACAAGTTGTAGATGCTGATGGGATGATTGGTGCTGGTCGACTTCTTAATGAAAGTAATCTTGCGCCTGCTCAAAAACTCAAAATTATTTCATCTGTAACAGTTGGCTATGACAATTATGATGTAGCTTATCTAAACCAAAGAAAAATCTGGTTATCAAATACACCTCATGTTTTAACTGAAACAACGGCTGATCTTGCTTTTACATTATTACTTAGCGCTGCTAGAAAAGTTCCTTTTCTTGATCATTGGACTAAACAAGGTGAATGGAAAAGAACTGTTGGGCCTCAGCAGTTTGGTTTAGATGTTTTTGGAAAGACACTAGGAATTATTGGGCTTGGTAATATTGGTGCCGCAATTGCACGCCGTGGTTTTTATGGATTTAACATGAATATTGTTTACCATAATCGCCGTGAAAAGCCTGAATTGGCAGAACCTTTAAAAGCACAATATCTTGGTTTAGATGAGTTATTGCAACAGTCTGATTTTGTGGTAACCGCAGTTGACTTAAATAATGAATCGAAAGCCTTGATGGGGAAAGCTCAATTTGAGCTTATGCAAAAGCACGCTATTTTTATTAATATTGCGCGTGGTTCAGTGGTTGATGAGCAAGCTTTGATTGAGGCCTTACAAAGCGGTGAAATCTTTGGGGCTGGTTTGGATGTATACGAAAAAGAACCTTTACAAGATTCAGAGCTTTTTAAACTGCCAAATGTTGTTACTTTGCCTCATGTAGGGTCGGCTACTGCCGAGACCCGTAAAAAAATGGCAAATCTTGCTTATAAAAATTTAGTTGAAGCTTTAGAGGATAAAACTCCTAGATATTTGGTAAACCCAAACTTTGCATAA
- a CDS encoding M48 family metalloprotease has protein sequence MPIILSTAFITNASYAQPFDPQPSANQVEIPNIGSGIGLLDQQKEKFIGEKVFREVHKQMPVIQDVWLEDQFFQVFSSILSETQLGQPIGLVVIKDPQINAFAVPGGLFALNTGLIASARNIDEIAGVMAHEIAHVSQRHFSRSEEAFKGQTLLSLAGLLAGVAIAAQGGGDAGAAVMLGTQAALMDKQLTYSRNQEREADRIGMQYMYAAGYNPQSMADYFETMHRATSRVSFLPDFWLTHPLTTERMSEARLRANQMPRVKNRIYDADFEILKWYTMVVANQATENQLQSLASQKNIAGLIALAAFYTRQGDYAQAQSTLDQAKSSGKPLVALLQTDIYLGQNKLDQAYTTIASMQMTMPENKAFSYKLAEVLLRQGKFAQVQTLVQRFINKNPRDIQGWQFLQQAANLDKNGPLRAVNVLRYRAEAEYWSGSEENAIKSMLHAQRLAKDNQAMSARIDSRLKQMQDERRMKI, from the coding sequence TTGCCAATTATTTTAAGTACGGCTTTTATAACAAATGCTTCGTACGCACAGCCTTTCGATCCTCAGCCTTCTGCAAATCAGGTAGAAATTCCAAATATTGGAAGTGGGATTGGTTTGCTTGATCAACAAAAAGAAAAATTTATTGGCGAAAAAGTTTTTCGTGAAGTCCACAAACAAATGCCCGTTATTCAAGATGTCTGGCTAGAAGATCAATTTTTTCAGGTATTTTCGAGTATTTTAAGTGAAACCCAGCTTGGGCAGCCGATTGGTCTAGTCGTGATTAAAGACCCACAAATTAATGCTTTTGCTGTTCCGGGTGGCTTATTTGCGCTCAATACAGGGCTGATTGCCTCAGCACGAAATATTGATGAAATTGCTGGGGTTATGGCTCACGAAATTGCGCATGTATCGCAAAGACATTTTAGCCGCTCTGAAGAAGCCTTTAAAGGTCAAACATTGCTAAGTCTAGCCGGGCTTTTAGCGGGAGTGGCTATAGCTGCGCAGGGTGGTGGTGATGCGGGTGCAGCAGTGATGCTTGGGACCCAAGCTGCACTCATGGATAAGCAATTAACATATAGTCGAAACCAAGAGCGTGAAGCAGACCGTATCGGCATGCAATATATGTATGCGGCGGGTTATAATCCACAAAGTATGGCAGATTACTTTGAAACAATGCATAGGGCTACAAGTCGAGTGAGTTTTTTACCAGATTTCTGGTTGACTCATCCATTGACGACTGAACGTATGAGCGAAGCGCGGCTGCGTGCAAACCAGATGCCGAGAGTTAAAAACCGTATATATGATGCTGATTTTGAGATTCTAAAATGGTACACCATGGTGGTTGCAAATCAGGCAACTGAAAACCAACTACAAAGTTTGGCCTCTCAAAAGAATATTGCTGGTCTGATTGCTTTAGCAGCATTTTACACAAGACAAGGTGATTATGCTCAAGCCCAGTCTACTTTAGATCAAGCGAAATCTAGTGGAAAGCCTCTAGTGGCATTATTGCAGACAGATATTTATTTGGGGCAGAACAAATTAGATCAAGCTTATACAACAATTGCTTCTATGCAGATGACGATGCCTGAAAATAAAGCTTTTAGTTATAAGTTGGCTGAGGTGCTGCTACGCCAAGGTAAGTTTGCGCAAGTTCAAACCTTAGTTCAAAGATTTATTAATAAGAATCCAAGAGATATACAAGGTTGGCAATTTTTACAGCAAGCTGCGAATTTGGATAAGAATGGACCTTTAAGAGCGGTTAATGTTCTACGCTATCGGGCTGAAGCAGAATATTGGTCAGGTAGTGAAGAAAATGCAATTAAATCAATGTTGCATGCTCAGCGATTAGCAAAAGACAATCAAGCAATGTCGGCAAGAATAGACAGTCGTTTGAAACAAATGCAAGATGAGCGAAGAATGAAGATTTAA
- a CDS encoding GatB/YqeY domain-containing protein: MTTLKNQITDALKTSMRAKDMATVTVLRSLQAAIKQIEVDERKELDDAQVLAVIEKQIKQRKESIKAFEGAGRNDLASKEQAEAEIISQFLPEAMTEEELDSIIEQTIAAQEATSMKDMGKVMNSLRPIIAGRADPAQVSAKIKAKLA, encoded by the coding sequence ATGACTACTTTAAAAAACCAAATTACTGATGCATTAAAAACTTCTATGCGTGCCAAAGATATGGCAACAGTGACGGTTTTGCGTAGTCTACAAGCGGCAATTAAGCAAATCGAAGTCGATGAGCGCAAAGAGCTTGACGACGCTCAGGTTCTTGCGGTCATTGAAAAGCAAATTAAACAACGTAAAGAATCGATCAAAGCCTTTGAAGGTGCTGGTCGTAATGATTTAGCTAGTAAAGAACAAGCCGAAGCTGAGATTATCTCTCAGTTTCTACCAGAAGCTATGACTGAGGAAGAGCTTGATTCTATCATTGAGCAAACGATTGCTGCTCAAGAAGCAACTAGCATGAAAGATATGGGTAAGGTGATGAATTCTCTACGTCCGATCATAGCCGGGCGTGCCGATCCTGCTCAAGTTTCAGCAAAAATTAAAGCTAAGTTAGCTTAA
- the rpsU gene encoding 30S ribosomal protein S21: MPQVKLKEGEPVDVAIRRFKRSCEKAGVLADVRKREFYEKPTQERKRKKAAAVKRYQKKLARESVRTTRLY; the protein is encoded by the coding sequence ATGCCACAAGTTAAGTTGAAAGAAGGCGAACCAGTTGACGTAGCTATCCGTCGTTTCAAACGTTCATGCGAAAAAGCTGGTGTTTTAGCTGACGTTCGTAAACGCGAATTCTACGAGAAACCAACTCAAGAACGTAAGCGCAAAAAAGCTGCAGCAGTTAAACGCTACCAAAAGAAATTGGCTCGCGAATCTGTACGTACTACTCGCCTTTACTAA